A stretch of Episyrphus balteatus chromosome 2, idEpiBalt1.1, whole genome shotgun sequence DNA encodes these proteins:
- the LOC129909663 gene encoding uncharacterized protein LOC129909663, translated as MPRSSFKTKFIQLYEQITLNDLWMLELFGENDDKTQEKQDEIIEDLTILMLIAENSRYGAPFLQHSVPKSNMFLENVLPHLDEDRFKQIVRVNWSNFDIILDLIKDDEIFHGPRSCRQLSVKTQLTIVLYRLGSSGEGGSIAKIARLFGIGDGGTIQNITERVFQAILKLKNKYLFWPDAQERKNLALETSNELPHCIGYVDGTEIKLAEKPSEDPEAYFSRKHIYSLKVQAVCDYKLRIRHMVLGYPGSVHDARIYNNCDLFTKEQDFFTGSEWLAGDSAYKLTGTVVTPFRENSVEMTAEKRKNFNRNFSKYRIRIEHCFGLLKERFSSLKELKIQIKNQSGNKLACRWVLVCAILHNIILAQTASEDSFEVQNEANTADIHEESNHESEESNHESVCTVAGQVKRRALVELIHEQNL; from the exons ATGCCAAGAagtagttttaaaacaaaattcattcaaTTGTATGAACAAATCACTTTAAATGATTTGTGGATGTTGGAGTTATTTGGTGAAAACGATG ataaaacaCAAGAGAAACAGGACGAGATAATAGAAGACTTGACGATTTTAATGTTAATTGCTGAAAATTCCCGATATGGAGCTCCGTTTTTGCAGCATTCTGTGCCTAAATCGAATATGTTCTTGGAAAATGTCTTGCCTCATTTGGATGAAGATCGGTTTAAACAAATCGTTCGCGTCAACTGGTCAAATTTTGATATCATCCTAGACCTAATTAAAGATGACGAGATTTTTCATGGACCAAGATCCTGTCGACAGTTATCTGTCAAAACACAGTTAACAATAGTTCTTTATCGATTGGGATCTAGTGGTGAAGGAGGTTCGATTGCCAAAATTGCAAGATTGTTTGGAATTGGTGACGGTGGTACAATTCAG AACATCACCGAGAGAGTTTTCCAGGCAAttctaaaacttaaaaacaaatatctGTTTTGGCCAGATGCTCAAGAGCGGAAAAATTTGGCTTTGGAAACGTCAAATGAATTGCCGCACTGCATTGGATATGTTGACGGCACTGAAATAAAATTAGCCGAAAAACCGTCAGAAGATCCTGAAGCTTACTTTTCAAGAAAGCATATTTACTCCCTCAAAGTTCAGGCAGTGTGCGACTATAAACTAAGAATTCGTCATATGGTTTTGGGATATCCAGGCAGTGTCCATGATGCGCGAATATATAATAACTGCGACCTGTTCACCAAAGAACAAGATTTTTTCACGGGGTCAGAATGGCTGGCGGGCGACAGTGCATACAAATTAACTGGCACTGTTGTGACTCCTTTCCGGGAGAATTCGGTTGAAATGACTgcagaaaaaagaaagaacttTAATAGGAATTTTAGTAAATACCGCATACGAATCGAACACTGCTTTGGTCTCTTGAAGGAGCGATTCAGTAGTTTAAaggaattaaaaatacaaattaaaaaccaatcTGGGAATAAATTAGCATGTCGTTGGGTTCTTGTGTGTGCTATTTTGCATAACATTATTCTCGCGCAAACTGCATCAGAGGATAGCTTCGAAGTTCAAAATGAAGCAAACACTGCAGACATTCACGAAGAATCCAACCATGAAAGTGAAGAATCCAACCATGAAAGTGTTTGCACTGTTGCAGGGCAAGTGAAGAGACGAGCCTTGGTGGAACTGATCCacgaacaaaatttataa
- the LOC129909664 gene encoding uncharacterized protein LOC129909664, protein MPKNENQENKKRTRPYQPSHRWTQMETQSMLDLIVEAVKDNPETFEKPTAQKFFQKFAGMSPLLASIDWVCMKSKMRYLKGTYMSAMDWQGKTGAGLLETGEEKSVLEYIKKKNHLYNICPFFDQLEIIFGARKNIAPNIVYQTNYSTDELIEEIQEDDSTYIEIEHTDSFQEDEAPQLSPVSKAKDQMKMPNKKTNKITSSNAIGQLMELQVKKLELETKKFQEEMELKKKKQEQDFELRKLEIEKEERVQRYELELKFKQQ, encoded by the exons atgcCGAAG aatgaaaatcaagaaaacaaaaagcGCACACGGCCGTACCAACCATCACATCGTTGGACGCAGATGGAAACCCAGTCGATGCTGGACTTAATAGTGGAGGCGGTGAAGGATAACCCCGAAACCTTTGAG AAACCAACAGCccaaaaatttttccaaaagttTGCGGGAATGTCTCCACTACTGGCCAGCATCGACTGGGTATGCATGAAAAGTAAAATGCGTTACCTCAAAGGGACGTATATGTCCGCGATGGACTGGCAGGGGAAAACAGGCGCCGGCCTCCTGGAAACTGGAGAGGAGAAGAGTGTGTTGGaatacatcaaaaaaaaaaatcatct atataac atttgtccattttttgaccagttggaaataatttttggggctAGAAAGAATATAGCCCCAAACATCGTCTATCAGACAAATTATTCAACCGATGAGTTGATAGAGGAAATCCAAGAGGACGACTCAACCTATATTGAAATTGAACACACAGACAGTTTCCAGGAGGACGAGGCGCCACAGCTATCGCCAGTAAGCAAAGCCAAAG ACCAAATGAAAATgccgaacaaaaaaacaaataaaataactagTTCCAATGCTATTGGGCAGTTAATGGAGCTGCAAGTCAAGAAATTAGaacttgaaacaaaaaaattccaagaagaaatggaattgaaaaagaagaagcaagAACAAGACTTCGAATTAAGGAAGCTAGAAATTGAGAAGGAAGAGAGAGTCCAACGTTATGAGTtggaattgaaatttaaacaacaATAA